Proteins encoded in a region of the Oscarella lobularis chromosome 17, ooOscLobu1.1, whole genome shotgun sequence genome:
- the LOC136197592 gene encoding uncharacterized protein: MELKRTAVCFVFVFGVAAASASKYQPLSSAVYDLGPLDKCVRLPLELCYTVYGLSNDTIIPQREALSIAQKKTLYTEFQNTHNTSPECEKYLYFVLCFAGAKEVCIGNGLVKRKLAVPVESISKNLMKLILCLFPKEFENKKDVFEMQFALFKKMTFVPVRVKETASLTNCTSLDMPLCDKNPHGSTVPEYMAEDLELTYKRVPAIAPPLFKSAIYRIICTYPTCTSDGRLQGYLTKDQCVEAYMQCLPEIIKKYVPYARNYFGLTCQLFL, translated from the exons ATGGAACTGAAGAGGACTGCTGTTTGCTTCGTGTTTGTATTTGGCGTTGCTGCCGCTTCTGCGAGCAAGTATCAGCCTCTCTCTAGCGCAGTCTATGATCTGGGTCCCTTAGACAAGTGCGTTCGACTTCCACTTGAATTATGCTACACAGTGTACGGATTGAGCAATGACACTATTATTCCGCAGCGAGAGGCATTGAGCATAgctcaaaagaaaacacttTACACTGAATTTCAAAACACCCACAATACTTCACCCGAGTGCGAAAAATACCTCTACTTCGTACTCTGCTTTGCTGGCGCAAAGGAAGTGTGCATCGGAAACGGCCTtgtgaaaagaaaactcgCTGTCCCGGTCGAATCGATATCCAAG AACCTCATGAAACTCATTCTCTGCCTTTTCCCAAAGgaatttgaaaataaaaaagatgTATTTGAAATGCAGTTTGCCCTATTTAAGAAAATGACTTTTGTACCAGTAAGAGTAAAGGAGACGGCCTCCCTGACAAACTGCACAAGCCTGGACATGCCGTTGTGCGACAAAAATCCTCACGGGTCGACTGTCCCGGAGTACATGGCAGAAGATCTTGAATTAACGTACAAAAGAGTACCAGCGATTGCACCGCCTTTGTTCAAAAGCGCAATCTATCGCATTATTTGCACTTACCCAACATGTACAAGTGATGGCCGATTGCAAGGATATCTAACAAAGGATCAATGTGTGGAAGCTTATATGCAGTG TCTTCCTGAAATCATAAAGAAATATGTTCCTTATGCGAGAAATTACTTTGGTCTTACTTGTCAACTCTTCTTATGA